The sequence AAATCCATTCTTTGGTGCAACATGCATATCGCCCATTCAGGAGATCATTAAGGCCGAATGGAAAAAAACGGCTGAATTGCGTCCGTATGTTCGGTTGGGTGAAATGGTGGTTATGCCTGATCATTTCCATGCATTGATTGCGTTGAAGGGGGGGCATGCGCCATTGGGGGATGTGGTCGGGGCATTCAAGGCGGCGGTTAGCCGCGAAATCCACCGTAGGGGCGACATGCATGTCGCCCGTACTGTACGGATATGGCACCGCAATTATTATGAAATGATTGTACGCAGTGCGGATGCCGAGAAGAAGATTGCCGATTATATTCGGATGAATCCGTGGCGGTGCGTGCAGCAGTTCGGCAATGGATTGCGCGGAATGGGTAATCCGGCGCTTTGGAATTTGGACAAACTGGGCGTGTTATGCAGCCGGAACGCCCCGCGCCCCAGGAGCATTAAAAATGCAGGGGTTTATTTGGGTGGATTCCATTCGTCCATGGAAAAAGAGATTTTTGCGAAGCTGTTGGAGCTGAAGAAACCGGTCATTTGGTGTCCGGCCTGGGGATTGGAAAAGGCGGCATTGATGCCGGGGGTGAGCGAAGCCTTAGAGGCCAATCGAATGCTGATTCTGGAAATGAAGAATCGCGAGGGTAATCTTGTGGCGGCGGAGCAGCGCAACCGTTTTGTAATTGAGTCTGCCG is a genomic window of Pontiella desulfatans containing:
- a CDS encoding transposase, which translates into the protein MSKSPYNPEIHHRRSIRLKGHDYAGGGLYFITICAHREFIATMHGNPFFGATCISPIQEIIKAEWKKTAELRPYVRLGEMVVMPDHFHALIALKGGHAPLGDVVGAFKAAVSREIHRRGDMHVARTVRIWHRNYYEMIVRSADAEKKIADYIRMNPWRCVQQFGNGLRGMGNPALWNLDKLGVLCSRNAPRPRSIKNAGVYLGGFHSSMEKEIFAKLLELKKPVIWCPAWGLEKAALMPGVSEALEANRMLILEMKNREGNLVAAEQRNRFVIESADELWLPHITRGGMLDRLLAERKPA